From the Pseudomonas putida genome, one window contains:
- a CDS encoding aldehyde dehydrogenase, translating to MYDLGYWQQRAAGLSLPDKALIGGRQLGAASGATFDAINPATNQVLARVAACDQAEVDLAVSTARKAFEQGPWPRMAPVERKKVLLRLAELIMAHREELALLDSLNMGKPVMDAYNIDVPGSAHVFAWYGEALDKLYDQVAPTAANALATITREALGVVAAVVPWNFPLDMAAWKLAPALAAGNSVVLKPAEQSPFSALRLAELALEAGLPEGVLNVVPGLGETAGRALGLHPDVDCLVFTGSTQVGKYFMQYSAQSNLKQVWLECGGKSPNLVFADCQDLDLAAEKAAFGIFFNQGEVCSANSRLYVQRSIHDEFIERLQAKARQWLPGNPLDPASRAGAIVDAEQTTRIARAIGQAREEGARLVCGGQRLTIGGSDNFIEPTIFAGVDNRMSLARDEVFGPVLAVSAFDTEEEAIRLANDSIYGLAASVWSDDLNRAHRVARALKAGTVSVNTVDALDVTVPFGGGKQSGFGRDLSLHSFDKYSQLKTTWYQLRG from the coding sequence ATGTACGATCTCGGATACTGGCAACAGCGCGCGGCAGGCCTGAGCTTGCCAGACAAGGCCCTGATCGGTGGCCGCCAGCTCGGGGCCGCCAGCGGTGCAACGTTCGACGCCATCAATCCGGCAACCAATCAGGTCCTCGCCCGTGTCGCTGCTTGTGACCAGGCCGAAGTCGACCTCGCCGTCAGCACCGCGCGCAAGGCCTTCGAGCAAGGGCCGTGGCCGCGCATGGCACCCGTGGAGCGCAAGAAGGTGCTGCTGCGCCTGGCCGAGCTGATCATGGCCCACCGAGAAGAGCTGGCGCTGCTGGACTCGCTGAACATGGGCAAGCCGGTCATGGACGCCTACAACATCGACGTGCCGGGTTCGGCCCACGTCTTTGCCTGGTATGGCGAGGCGCTCGACAAGCTCTACGATCAAGTGGCGCCGACCGCGGCGAATGCCTTGGCCACCATCACCCGCGAAGCGCTGGGAGTGGTCGCGGCGGTGGTGCCGTGGAACTTCCCGCTCGACATGGCAGCCTGGAAGCTGGCCCCGGCGCTTGCGGCGGGCAACAGCGTGGTCCTCAAGCCCGCCGAGCAATCGCCGTTCTCGGCCCTGCGCCTGGCCGAGCTGGCGCTGGAAGCTGGCTTGCCGGAAGGGGTGCTCAACGTGGTCCCGGGCCTTGGCGAAACGGCGGGCCGTGCCCTGGGCCTGCACCCTGATGTGGACTGCCTGGTGTTCACCGGCTCAACCCAGGTGGGCAAGTACTTCATGCAGTACTCGGCGCAGTCCAACCTCAAGCAGGTGTGGCTGGAATGTGGCGGCAAGAGCCCGAACCTGGTGTTCGCCGACTGCCAGGACCTGGACCTGGCCGCCGAGAAGGCTGCCTTTGGCATCTTCTTCAACCAGGGTGAGGTGTGCTCGGCCAACTCGCGGCTGTATGTGCAGCGCTCGATCCACGATGAGTTCATCGAGCGCCTGCAGGCCAAGGCCCGCCAGTGGCTGCCAGGCAACCCGCTGGACCCGGCCAGCCGTGCCGGCGCCATCGTCGATGCCGAGCAGACCACGCGCATTGCCCGGGCCATCGGCCAGGCCCGCGAGGAGGGCGCACGCCTGGTCTGTGGCGGGCAACGCCTGACCATCGGTGGCTCGGACAATTTCATTGAACCGACCATCTTTGCCGGCGTCGACAACCGCATGAGCCTGGCCCGTGACGAGGTGTTCGGCCCGGTGTTGGCGGTCAGTGCGTTCGATACCGAGGAAGAGGCTATTCGCTTGGCCAATGACAGCATCTACGGCCTGGCGGCGTCGGTGTGGAGCGATGACCTGAACCGGGCGCACCGGGTTGCCCGTGCGCTCAAGGCGGGTACGGTGTCGGTGAACACGGTCGATGCGCTGGATGTGACGGTGCCGTTTGGCGGTGGCAAGCAGTCCGGGTTCGGTCGAGACTTGTCGTTGCATTCGTTTGACAAGTACTCGCAGTTGAAGACTACCTGGTATCAGCTGCGCGGCTGA
- a CDS encoding APC family permease produces MHTTTNTAQPQHPVSPSNTCGRFRKSMGMTALVLFGLAYMVPLAVFTTYGLVTQMTKGHLPIAYILTLAAMLLTAYSYGRMVQAHPYSGSVYTYTRKAFGSHFGFIAGWTLLLDYIFLPLLSYLLIGIYMSEYFPAIHAWVWVAGSIALVTFLNLIGIESITRVNWILVVAQLVFIVVFVALSVRHVSGQAAPVSLLAPFHHEGFSVPLIMTGAAVLCLSFLGFDAVSTMAEETSNPTKRIPQAIMAVSVIGGLLFLVVSYCAQMVFPDWASFADPDSASVDVMRRVGGEMLVTAFTATYVAGCFASAMVSQASVSRVLFAMGRDGALPRVFGQLVTKKRVPATAIMLVSLLSLVALFITLDTVANMISFGALFAFSAVNLAVVKHYLVDQQLRGMRNCLLYGAIPALGFLSTIWLWTSLSSMSFTIGLCWMGVGFLCLLGLTKAFRVKLPELQMAE; encoded by the coding sequence ATGCATACAACAACAAATACAGCCCAACCCCAGCATCCTGTGTCGCCCAGCAACACCTGCGGCCGATTCCGCAAATCCATGGGCATGACTGCGCTGGTGCTGTTCGGCCTTGCCTACATGGTCCCGCTCGCCGTCTTCACCACCTACGGGCTGGTCACCCAGATGACCAAGGGCCACCTGCCCATCGCCTACATCCTCACCCTCGCCGCCATGCTGCTGACCGCCTACAGCTACGGCCGCATGGTCCAGGCCCATCCCTACTCCGGTTCGGTCTACACCTACACGCGCAAGGCCTTCGGCAGCCACTTCGGCTTTATCGCCGGCTGGACCTTGCTGCTCGACTACATCTTCCTGCCGCTGCTCAGCTACCTGCTGATCGGCATCTACATGTCCGAGTATTTCCCGGCCATCCATGCCTGGGTGTGGGTCGCCGGGTCGATTGCCCTGGTGACCTTTCTCAACCTGATCGGCATCGAGTCGATCACCCGGGTCAACTGGATCCTGGTGGTGGCACAGCTGGTGTTCATCGTGGTGTTCGTCGCGTTGTCGGTACGCCATGTGAGTGGCCAGGCCGCGCCGGTCTCGCTGCTGGCGCCGTTCCACCACGAAGGCTTCAGCGTGCCGTTGATCATGACCGGCGCGGCGGTGCTGTGCCTGTCGTTCCTCGGTTTTGACGCGGTGTCGACCATGGCCGAAGAAACCAGCAACCCGACCAAGCGCATTCCCCAGGCAATCATGGCGGTATCGGTAATCGGTGGCCTGCTGTTCCTGGTGGTGTCGTACTGCGCGCAGATGGTCTTCCCCGACTGGGCCAGCTTCGCCGACCCGGATTCGGCGTCGGTGGACGTGATGCGCCGGGTCGGCGGCGAAATGCTGGTGACAGCCTTCACCGCCACCTATGTGGCCGGCTGCTTCGCTTCGGCGATGGTGTCCCAGGCCAGCGTGTCGCGGGTGCTGTTCGCCATGGGCCGCGATGGCGCCCTGCCCCGGGTGTTTGGCCAGCTGGTGACGAAGAAGCGCGTGCCGGCGACGGCGATCATGCTGGTCAGCCTGCTGTCGTTGGTGGCGCTGTTCATCACCCTGGATACCGTGGCCAACATGATCAGCTTCGGCGCCCTGTTCGCCTTCTCGGCGGTGAACCTGGCGGTGGTCAAGCACTACCTGGTGGACCAGCAGTTGCGAGGGATGCGCAACTGCCTGCTGTACGGCGCCATTCCGGCACTCGGGTTCCTCAGCACGATCTGGCTGTGGACCAGCCTGTCGAGCATGTCCTTCACCATTGGCCTGTGCTGGATGGGCGTGGGGTTCCTCTGCCTGCTCGGGCTGACCAAGGCCTTCCGGGTGAAGTTGCCGGAACTGCAGATGGCCGAGTGA
- a CDS encoding MFS transporter: MSVQELPPLAASKGGVGKMEAAMALGSFAIGTGEFAIMGLMPDIATNLQLSEPQVGHAISAYALGVVVGAPTLAILGAKLLRKHMLLLLMALYAIGNLATAFAPSFTSMVAFRFISGLPHGAYFGIAAVVASSMVPSNQRAGAVARVMMGLTLAMLLGNPVATFLGQFFGWRSAFILVGAIALCTIALVWRYVPQPHDEPRSDPRKELQAFTLPQVWMALGIAAIGFAGMFCVFSYLAPTMLQVTQVAPEWIPFGLAAFGAGGIIGNIAGGKLFDRLQFRAVGIVLVWSAAVLLFFSFAAHALWSVLLGIGLVGTMIALAAPLQIRLMDIAHEAPSLAAASNHAAFNLANALGPWFGGMAISAGLGWTSTGYIGAATALAGLLIYLVARRMKGGH, from the coding sequence ATGTCTGTTCAGGAATTACCGCCGCTCGCCGCATCCAAGGGCGGCGTCGGCAAGATGGAAGCTGCCATGGCGCTCGGCAGCTTCGCCATCGGCACCGGCGAGTTCGCCATCATGGGCCTGATGCCCGATATCGCCACCAACCTGCAATTGAGCGAGCCGCAAGTCGGCCATGCCATCAGCGCCTACGCGCTGGGCGTGGTGGTCGGCGCGCCGACCCTGGCCATCCTCGGTGCCAAGCTGCTGCGCAAGCACATGCTGCTGTTGCTGATGGCGCTGTATGCCATCGGCAACCTGGCCACCGCCTTTGCCCCGTCGTTCACCAGCATGGTCGCCTTCCGCTTCATCAGCGGCCTGCCCCATGGTGCCTACTTCGGCATCGCCGCGGTTGTAGCGTCGAGCATGGTGCCGAGCAACCAGCGTGCCGGCGCCGTGGCGCGGGTGATGATGGGCCTGACCCTGGCGATGCTGCTGGGCAACCCGGTGGCAACCTTCCTCGGCCAGTTCTTTGGCTGGCGTTCGGCGTTCATCCTGGTCGGCGCCATCGCCCTGTGCACCATTGCGCTGGTCTGGCGTTATGTACCGCAGCCTCATGACGAGCCGCGCAGCGACCCGCGCAAGGAACTGCAAGCCTTTACCCTGCCCCAGGTGTGGATGGCGCTTGGCATTGCCGCGATCGGCTTTGCCGGGATGTTCTGTGTGTTCAGTTACCTGGCGCCGACCATGCTGCAGGTGACCCAAGTGGCGCCGGAGTGGATCCCCTTCGGCCTGGCCGCGTTCGGCGCTGGCGGCATCATCGGCAACATCGCCGGTGGCAAGCTTTTCGACCGCCTGCAGTTCCGTGCCGTGGGCATCGTCCTGGTGTGGTCGGCGGCCGTGTTGCTGTTCTTCAGCTTCGCCGCCCATGCGCTGTGGTCGGTGCTGTTGGGGATCGGCCTCGTCGGCACCATGATCGCCCTGGCCGCGCCGCTGCAGATCCGCCTGATGGATATCGCCCACGAGGCGCCAAGCCTGGCGGCTGCGTCCAACCATGCTGCCTTCAACCTCGCCAACGCCCTAGGGCCGTGGTTCGGTGGAATGGCCATCAGCGCCGGCCTGGGCTGGACCAGTACCGGCTACATCGGTGCTGCAACGGCACTGGCGGGGTTGCTGATCTACTTGGTGGCGCGCCGAATGAAAGGCGGGCACTGA
- a CDS encoding GlxA family transcriptional regulator codes for MNQPVVSPLKSRSFAHLAPDHRLATGAALRRVGFVLLEQFSMMTLTSAMDTLAAANQVSVKPLFEFVMIGDSAQVRSDSGIVIAVDQTLADLEARSLDFLFVCGGFRVPLKRNPRLRGKLREADSHGCLLGGLWNGAYFIAEAGLLDDHDCACHVEGRALMGELFPGVRISRAGHVLDRRRLSCAGASSALEMMLELLAGRYGKSLLDGVEQIVAADKPAPALPRVAPPFRVGLPQNLNEAIELMSSNIEEPIAIDEIARHVKLSRRQLERSFRQHVQSTPLTFYLELRLGHARQLLQHTDKPMSEIAVASGFTSFSYFYRRFHNFFAMPPRKYRAMSRDWAVH; via the coding sequence ATGAACCAGCCAGTCGTCAGTCCTCTCAAAAGCCGCAGCTTCGCCCACCTGGCGCCGGATCACCGCCTCGCCACCGGCGCGGCCTTGCGACGGGTCGGCTTCGTGCTGCTGGAGCAGTTCTCGATGATGACGCTGACCAGCGCCATGGACACCCTGGCTGCCGCCAACCAGGTCAGCGTCAAGCCGCTGTTCGAGTTCGTGATGATCGGTGACAGCGCGCAGGTGCGCAGCGACTCGGGCATCGTCATTGCCGTCGACCAGACCCTCGCCGACCTGGAGGCGCGCAGCCTGGACTTTCTGTTCGTCTGTGGTGGTTTTCGCGTGCCGCTCAAGCGCAACCCGCGCCTGCGCGGCAAGCTGCGCGAAGCCGACAGCCACGGCTGCCTGCTGGGTGGCTTGTGGAATGGTGCCTATTTCATCGCCGAGGCGGGCCTGCTCGACGACCATGACTGCGCCTGCCATGTGGAGGGGCGGGCGCTGATGGGCGAGCTGTTCCCGGGGGTGCGCATCAGCCGTGCCGGCCACGTGCTGGACCGCCGGCGCCTGAGCTGCGCCGGTGCCAGCAGTGCGCTGGAGATGATGCTGGAACTGCTGGCCGGCCGTTATGGCAAGAGCTTGCTCGACGGCGTGGAGCAGATCGTCGCCGCCGACAAGCCCGCACCGGCGCTGCCCAGGGTGGCGCCGCCGTTTCGGGTCGGCTTGCCGCAGAACCTCAACGAAGCCATCGAGCTGATGAGCAGCAACATCGAAGAGCCGATTGCCATCGACGAGATCGCCCGGCATGTGAAACTGTCGCGCCGCCAGCTGGAGCGCTCGTTCCGCCAGCATGTGCAATCGACGCCGCTGACCTTCTACCTGGAGCTGCGCCTGGGGCATGCGCGGCAGTTGCTGCAGCACACCGACAAGCCGATGTCGGAAATTGCCGTTGCCAGCGGCTTCACCAGCTTCTCGTACTTCTATCGGCGCTTTCACAATTTCTTCGCCATGCCGCCGCGCAAGTACCGGGCGATGAGCCGGGACTGGGCGGTACATTGA
- the proX gene encoding glycine betaine/L-proline ABC transporter substrate-binding protein ProX, whose protein sequence is MSEFKFPRRFLQATCAVALGLACLHAGASTDKPGEGVKITPAFPTVDEERFRGEVAIEGLRELGYNVQKPKETEYATMILAVGYGDADFSVNLWDKLHASFYQKAGGDQNMVKVGDILPGVLQGYLIDKKTADQYHIKYITDLKKPEIAKLFDTDGDGKADMTGCNPGWGCELVIAHQMKAYDLENSIHVNQGSYFALMADTITRFKEGKPVFYYTWMPQWVAGVLVEGRDVVWLEVPKTDLPGGDNSVDTLYQGKNLGFALDKIEAVINRDFAEKNPAAVKFLSLMQIPAADESAQNLKMQHGEKSYADIQRHTQEWIAAHRQAFDGWLQAARAAAMQASN, encoded by the coding sequence ATGTCCGAGTTCAAGTTCCCCCGCCGTTTCCTGCAAGCCACCTGCGCCGTGGCGCTGGGCCTGGCCTGCCTGCATGCCGGCGCCTCGACCGACAAACCGGGTGAAGGGGTGAAGATCACCCCGGCATTCCCCACCGTGGACGAAGAGCGCTTCCGCGGCGAAGTGGCCATCGAGGGCCTGCGCGAGCTGGGCTACAACGTGCAGAAACCCAAGGAAACCGAATACGCCACGATGATCCTGGCGGTCGGCTACGGCGATGCAGATTTCAGCGTCAACCTGTGGGACAAGCTGCACGCCAGCTTCTACCAGAAGGCCGGCGGCGACCAGAACATGGTCAAGGTCGGTGACATCCTGCCTGGTGTGCTGCAGGGCTACCTGATCGACAAGAAAACCGCCGACCAGTACCACATCAAGTACATCACCGACCTGAAGAAACCCGAGATCGCCAAGCTGTTCGACACCGATGGCGACGGCAAGGCCGACATGACCGGCTGCAACCCGGGCTGGGGCTGCGAGCTGGTGATCGCCCACCAGATGAAAGCCTACGACCTGGAAAACAGCATCCACGTCAATCAGGGCTCGTACTTCGCGCTGATGGCCGACACCATCACCCGCTTCAAGGAAGGCAAGCCGGTGTTCTATTACACCTGGATGCCGCAGTGGGTGGCCGGCGTGCTGGTCGAGGGGCGCGACGTGGTCTGGCTGGAGGTGCCGAAAACCGACCTGCCGGGCGGCGACAACAGCGTCGATACGCTGTACCAGGGCAAGAACCTCGGTTTCGCACTGGACAAGATCGAGGCGGTGATCAACCGCGACTTCGCCGAAAAGAACCCGGCAGCCGTGAAGTTCCTGTCGCTGATGCAGATCCCGGCGGCCGACGAGAGCGCGCAGAACCTGAAGATGCAGCACGGCGAGAAGTCCTACGCCGACATCCAGCGCCACACCCAGGAATGGATCGCCGCCCACCGCCAGGCCTTCGATGGCTGGTTGCAGGCAGCACGCGCTGCGGCGATGCAGGCCAGCAACTAA
- the proW gene encoding glycine betaine/L-proline ABC transporter permease ProW — translation MSEFSLLDPFQAAVIPLGDWVTATLNFLVQHFREVFRAIRWPIDQVLNGIEFTLQSIPPTLGILLSSLLGWQLAGKRMALLCFVTLTLLGLIGVWAESMTTLALVLTSVFFCAVIGIPLGIVCARSNRLESIIRPLLDAMQTLPAFVYLVPVVMLFGIGNVPGVLVTIVFALPPLVRLTNLGIRQVPEDKIEAARAFGCTPRQMLTRVQLPLATSTIMAGLNQTLMLSLSMVVIASMISVGGLGQMVLRGIGRLDMGLATVGGVGLVLLAIFLDRLTQAMGARTSADPSLRWYHTGPVGVILLLCGAAQPQGRRKTA, via the coding sequence GTGTCCGAATTCAGTCTGCTCGACCCGTTCCAGGCGGCCGTAATCCCCTTGGGGGATTGGGTTACCGCAACACTCAACTTTCTCGTCCAGCATTTTCGCGAGGTGTTCCGCGCCATCCGCTGGCCGATCGACCAGGTGCTCAATGGCATCGAGTTCACCTTGCAGAGCATTCCGCCGACCCTTGGCATCCTCCTTTCGTCGCTGCTCGGCTGGCAGCTGGCGGGCAAGCGCATGGCGCTGCTGTGCTTCGTCACCCTGACCCTGCTGGGGTTGATCGGGGTCTGGGCAGAGTCGATGACCACCCTGGCGCTGGTGCTGACCTCGGTGTTCTTCTGTGCGGTGATCGGCATCCCGCTGGGCATCGTCTGCGCACGCAGCAACCGCCTGGAAAGCATCATCCGGCCGTTGCTCGACGCCATGCAGACCCTGCCGGCGTTCGTCTACCTGGTACCGGTGGTGATGCTGTTCGGCATCGGTAACGTACCGGGCGTGCTGGTGACCATCGTCTTCGCGCTGCCACCGCTGGTGCGCCTGACCAACCTTGGCATCCGCCAGGTGCCTGAGGACAAGATCGAAGCCGCCCGCGCCTTTGGCTGCACGCCGCGGCAGATGCTGACCCGCGTGCAGCTGCCGCTGGCCACCTCGACCATCATGGCCGGCCTCAACCAGACCCTGATGCTGTCGCTGTCGATGGTGGTGATCGCCTCGATGATCTCGGTGGGCGGCCTGGGCCAGATGGTGCTGCGCGGCATCGGCCGCCTGGACATGGGCCTGGCCACCGTCGGCGGCGTCGGCCTGGTGCTGCTGGCGATCTTCCTCGACCGCCTGACCCAGGCCATGGGCGCCCGCACCAGCGCCGACCCCAGCCTGCGCTGGTACCACACCGGGCCAGTGGGCGTGATACTGCTCCTGTGCGGCGCGGCGCAACCGCAAGGGCGGCGCAAGACCGCCTGA